A genomic window from Streptomyces sp. HUAS YS2 includes:
- a CDS encoding tetratricopeptide repeat protein, which translates to MQPRNMSMSGVVDLAAVKAAGEAKAKAEQARAEAARTGGGAAVAPSALVIDVDEAGFERDVLQRSAEVPVVIDFWAEWCEPCKQLGPLLERLAVEYNGRFVLAKVDVDANQMLMQQFGIQGIPAVFAVVAGQALPLFQGAAPEAQIRATLDQLIQVGEERFGLTGIVVDQDAESGVPAAAPAGPYDALLSAAVDALDAGDLGGAVQAYKNVLADDPGNTEAKLGLAQAELLARVQGVDPQRVRKEAADNPKDVAAQIAAADLDLVGGHVQDAFGRLVDTVRVTFGEDRDAARLRLLELFEVIGAEDPRVTAARQALARVLF; encoded by the coding sequence ATGCAGCCTAGGAACATGTCCATGAGCGGCGTCGTCGACCTCGCCGCGGTGAAGGCGGCCGGAGAGGCCAAGGCCAAGGCCGAGCAGGCCCGCGCCGAGGCGGCCCGCACCGGCGGCGGCGCGGCCGTCGCCCCGTCCGCCCTGGTGATCGACGTCGACGAGGCGGGCTTCGAGCGCGATGTCCTGCAGCGGTCCGCCGAGGTCCCGGTCGTCATCGACTTCTGGGCCGAGTGGTGCGAGCCGTGCAAGCAGCTCGGCCCCCTCCTCGAGCGCCTCGCGGTCGAGTACAACGGGCGCTTCGTCCTCGCCAAGGTCGACGTCGACGCCAACCAGATGCTGATGCAGCAGTTCGGGATCCAGGGAATTCCGGCCGTTTTCGCGGTGGTCGCCGGTCAGGCGCTGCCGCTCTTCCAGGGCGCGGCCCCGGAGGCACAGATCCGGGCCACCCTCGACCAGCTGATCCAGGTCGGCGAGGAGCGCTTCGGGCTCACCGGCATCGTCGTGGACCAGGACGCCGAGTCCGGTGTCCCGGCCGCCGCCCCCGCCGGCCCGTACGACGCGCTGCTCTCGGCCGCCGTCGACGCGCTGGACGCGGGCGACCTGGGCGGTGCGGTCCAGGCGTACAAGAATGTGCTGGCCGACGACCCGGGCAACACCGAGGCCAAGCTGGGCCTGGCCCAGGCCGAACTCCTGGCCCGCGTACAGGGCGTGGACCCGCAGCGGGTGCGCAAGGAGGCCGCGGACAACCCGAAGGACGTCGCCGCCCAGATCGCCGCAGCGGACCTCGATCTGGTGGGCGGTCATGTGCAGGACGCCTTCGGCCGGCTCGTGGACACCGTGCGCGTCACCTTCGGCGAGGACCGCGACGCGGCCCGGCTCCGGCTGCTCGAACTCTTCGAGGTCATCGGCGCGGAGGACCCGCGGGTGACGGCCGCGCGCCAGGCGCTCGCCCGGGTGCTGTTCTGA
- a CDS encoding TetR/AcrR family transcriptional regulator, producing MCSRTTRSGRTGRPRSAEADTAILDATRAALVDLGWSKLTMGDVATRAGVAKTTLYRRWGNKNELVVDAVAVLFDELELPDLGSLQADVEHVVLQFAALLERPETKTALMAVVAESTRDEPLRERIRTSIVERQKRLVLDGRRRAQERGELATDRDPETVAAVDDLIFDVIAGAVVHRALVSAEPVDRRWAERLSALLVGGLGAAADRG from the coding sequence ATGTGTTCTCGCACCACCCGCAGCGGCCGTACCGGACGTCCCCGGTCCGCCGAGGCCGACACCGCCATCCTGGACGCGACGCGGGCGGCCCTGGTCGACCTCGGCTGGTCCAAGCTGACGATGGGCGACGTGGCGACCCGGGCCGGGGTCGCCAAGACCACCCTGTACCGGCGCTGGGGCAACAAGAACGAACTCGTCGTCGACGCCGTCGCCGTCCTCTTCGACGAACTCGAACTGCCCGACCTGGGTTCCCTGCAGGCCGATGTCGAGCACGTGGTGCTCCAGTTCGCCGCCCTCCTGGAACGCCCGGAGACCAAGACGGCCCTGATGGCCGTGGTCGCCGAGTCGACCCGTGACGAGCCGCTGCGCGAGCGCATCCGCACCTCGATCGTCGAGCGTCAGAAGCGCCTCGTCCTGGACGGCCGGCGGCGCGCGCAGGAGCGCGGCGAACTCGCCACGGACCGCGACCCGGAGACCGTGGCGGCCGTCGACGACCTGATCTTCGACGTCATCGCCGGGGCGGTCGTGCACCGCGCCCTGGTCAGCGCCGAACCCGTCGACCGGCGGTGGGCGGAACGGCTCTCCGCGCTCCTCGTCGGCGGCCTCGGCGCGGCGGCTGACCGCGGCTGA
- a CDS encoding acyl-CoA mutase large subunit family protein produces MDADAIEEGRRRWQARYDKARKRDADFTTLSGDPVEPVYGPRPGDTYEGFERIGWPGEYPFTRGLHPTGYRGRTWTIRQFAGFGNAEQTNERYKMILAAGGGGLSVAFDMPTLMGRDSDDPRSLGEVGHCGVAIDSAADMEVLFKDIPLGDVTTSMTISGPAVPVFCMYLVAAERQGVDPAVLNGTLQTDIFKEYIAQKEWLFQPEPHLRLIGDLMEHCAQGIPAYKPLSVSGYHIREAGATAAQELAYTLADGFGYVELGLSRGLDVDVFAPGLSFFFDAHLDFFEEIAKFRAARRIWARWMKEVYGAKTDKAQWLRFHTQTAGVSLTAQQPYNNVVRTAVEALSAVLGGTNSLHTNALDETLALPSEQAAEIALRTQQVLMEETGVANVADPLGGSWYVEQLTDRIEADAEKIFDQIKERGRRAHPDGQHPIGPITSGILRGIEDGWFTGEIAESAFRYQQSLEKGDKRVVGVNVHHGSVTGDLEILRVSHEVEWEQVRVLGERKGRRDDAKVRASLDAMLAAARDGSNMIVPMLEAVRAEATLGEICGVLRDEWGVYTEPPGF; encoded by the coding sequence ATGGACGCTGACGCGATCGAGGAAGGCCGCCGTCGCTGGCAGGCCCGCTACGACAAGGCCCGCAAGCGCGACGCCGACTTCACGACGCTCTCCGGTGACCCGGTCGAGCCCGTCTACGGGCCGCGGCCCGGGGACACCTACGAGGGCTTCGAGCGCATCGGGTGGCCGGGCGAGTACCCGTTCACCCGTGGCCTGCACCCCACCGGCTACCGCGGCCGGACGTGGACCATCCGCCAGTTCGCGGGCTTCGGCAACGCCGAGCAGACGAACGAGCGCTACAAGATGATCCTGGCCGCCGGCGGCGGCGGGCTCTCCGTCGCGTTCGACATGCCCACGCTCATGGGCCGCGACTCCGACGACCCGCGCTCGCTCGGCGAGGTCGGCCACTGCGGTGTGGCCATCGACTCCGCCGCCGACATGGAGGTCCTGTTCAAGGACATCCCGCTCGGCGACGTCACCACCTCCATGACGATCAGCGGCCCCGCCGTTCCCGTCTTCTGCATGTACCTGGTCGCCGCCGAGCGCCAGGGCGTCGACCCGGCGGTGCTCAACGGCACGCTGCAGACGGACATCTTCAAGGAGTACATCGCGCAGAAGGAGTGGCTCTTCCAGCCCGAGCCGCACCTGCGCCTGATCGGCGACCTGATGGAGCACTGCGCGCAGGGCATCCCCGCGTACAAGCCGCTCTCGGTCTCCGGCTACCACATCCGCGAGGCCGGGGCGACGGCCGCGCAGGAGCTGGCGTACACCCTCGCCGACGGCTTCGGCTACGTCGAGCTCGGCCTCTCCCGCGGCCTTGACGTGGACGTCTTCGCGCCCGGCCTGTCCTTCTTCTTCGACGCGCACCTCGACTTCTTCGAGGAGATCGCCAAGTTCCGCGCCGCCCGCCGGATCTGGGCCCGCTGGATGAAGGAGGTCTACGGCGCCAAGACCGACAAGGCGCAGTGGCTCCGCTTCCACACCCAGACCGCCGGTGTCTCGCTCACCGCCCAGCAGCCGTACAACAACGTCGTGCGCACCGCGGTCGAGGCCCTGTCGGCGGTCCTCGGCGGCACCAACTCGCTGCACACCAACGCCCTCGACGAGACCCTCGCGCTCCCCAGCGAGCAGGCCGCCGAGATCGCCCTGCGCACCCAGCAGGTGCTGATGGAGGAGACCGGCGTCGCCAACGTCGCGGACCCGCTGGGCGGTTCCTGGTACGTGGAGCAGCTCACCGACCGCATCGAGGCGGACGCCGAGAAGATCTTCGACCAGATCAAGGAGCGGGGCCGCCGGGCGCACCCGGACGGTCAGCACCCGATCGGTCCGATCACCTCCGGCATCCTGCGCGGCATCGAGGACGGCTGGTTCACCGGCGAGATCGCCGAGTCCGCCTTCCGCTACCAGCAGTCCCTGGAGAAGGGCGACAAGCGCGTGGTCGGCGTCAACGTCCACCACGGCTCGGTCACCGGTGACCTGGAGATCCTGCGGGTCAGCCACGAGGTCGAGTGGGAGCAGGTCCGGGTGCTCGGCGAGCGCAAGGGCCGGCGGGACGACGCGAAGGTGCGCGCCTCGCTCGACGCCATGCTGGCGGCCGCGCGGGACGGCTCCAACATGATCGTGCCGATGCTGGAGGCGGTCCGCGCCGAGGCCACGCTCGGCGAGATCTGCGGCGTGCTGCGCGACGAGTGGGGCGTCTACACGGAGCCCCCGGGCTTCTAG
- a CDS encoding DUF3817 domain-containing protein has product MKSSVLTRYRVMAYVTAVMLLVLCTCMVFKYGFDMGEDVTFAVSQAHGVLYIIYLIFAFDLGSKAKWPFGKLLWVLLSGTIPFAAFFVERKVVRETLPLVSGAEPIPAKV; this is encoded by the coding sequence ATGAAATCCAGCGTGCTGACCCGCTACCGCGTCATGGCGTACGTGACCGCCGTCATGCTGCTCGTGCTGTGCACCTGCATGGTCTTCAAGTACGGGTTCGACATGGGCGAGGACGTGACCTTCGCGGTCTCCCAGGCCCACGGCGTCCTCTACATCATCTACCTGATCTTCGCGTTCGACCTGGGCTCCAAGGCGAAGTGGCCGTTCGGCAAGCTCCTGTGGGTGCTGCTGTCCGGGACGATTCCCTTCGCCGCCTTCTTCGTCGAGCGCAAGGTCGTCCGCGAGACGCTTCCGCTGGTCAGCGGCGCGGAGCCGATTCCGGCCAAGGTCTGA
- a CDS encoding MarR family winged helix-turn-helix transcriptional regulator produces MPKPLSLPFDPIARADELWQNRWGPVPSMAAITSIMRAHQILLAEVDAVVKPYGLTFARYEALVLLTFSKAGELPMSKIGERLMVHPTSVTNTVDRLVRSGLVDKRPNPNDGRGTLASITEKGREVVEAATRDLMGMEFGLGAYDAEECAEIFALLRPLRVAAHDFDEG; encoded by the coding sequence GTGCCGAAGCCGCTCAGTCTCCCGTTCGACCCCATCGCCCGCGCCGACGAGCTCTGGCAGAACCGCTGGGGACCGGTCCCCTCGATGGCCGCGATCACCTCGATCATGCGGGCCCACCAGATCCTCCTCGCCGAGGTCGACGCGGTGGTGAAGCCGTACGGGCTGACCTTCGCCCGGTACGAGGCGCTGGTGCTGCTCACCTTCTCCAAGGCCGGTGAGCTGCCGATGTCCAAGATCGGCGAGCGACTGATGGTCCACCCGACGTCCGTGACGAACACGGTGGACCGCCTGGTGAGGTCCGGCCTGGTCGACAAGCGGCCCAACCCCAACGACGGCCGCGGCACCCTCGCCTCCATCACGGAGAAGGGCCGCGAGGTCGTCGAGGCGGCCACCCGGGACCTGATGGGGATGGAATTCGGCCTGGGCGCGTACGACGCCGAGGAGTGCGCCGAGATCTTCGCGCTGCTGCGCCCCCTGCGGGTGGCGGCGCACGACTTCGACGAGGGCTGA
- a CDS encoding MFS transporter, with the protein MPNNALPPQGSPPLPAPPSAAAPTPAGPQPPAPQDVAAAPAPAPAAPTPGPAGYAAVFRVREFRFVFVAHLFSLLGVVVSELALTVLVYQTTRSPLLSALTFALGFLPYLVGGTLLAGLADRIPPRRILVVCDLVCAGCVALMVVPATPVAVLLALRCAIAVVSPVFNGTRMATLADILGDGDLFVLGRSLLRIVSQSALLAGFAVGGVLLTVVPPRGALVITTATFLVSALLLRLGTARRPARAADGPREGIRATWGILRDRRVRALMLAFWVPPLFAVVPEALAAPYADHIDVSTAALGLLMCALPVGTIAAELLAGSVLGTAARARIVLPLVAAGVLPYLLYALTPGVALAALALFLAGATGAYTLGLDAWFVAAVPEEQRGRAMTLMTAGMMTVQGVGMAAAGVAAEFVPVPAVVAGTGVLGTLCLVALALELRATEGRDRADHHMTSR; encoded by the coding sequence ATGCCGAACAACGCCCTGCCGCCGCAGGGGTCCCCACCGCTGCCCGCGCCGCCCTCAGCCGCGGCGCCGACGCCCGCCGGCCCGCAGCCCCCGGCGCCGCAGGACGTGGCCGCTGCCCCCGCCCCGGCCCCCGCCGCGCCGACCCCCGGCCCCGCCGGATACGCCGCCGTCTTCCGGGTGCGGGAGTTCCGGTTCGTCTTCGTGGCACACCTGTTCTCGCTGCTCGGTGTCGTCGTCAGCGAGCTGGCGCTCACCGTGCTCGTGTACCAGACGACCCGCTCGCCGCTGCTGTCAGCGCTCACCTTCGCGCTCGGCTTCCTGCCCTACCTCGTCGGCGGCACCCTGCTCGCCGGACTCGCCGACCGGATCCCGCCCCGCCGGATCCTCGTCGTCTGCGACCTGGTCTGCGCAGGCTGCGTCGCGCTCATGGTCGTGCCCGCCACCCCCGTCGCCGTCCTCCTCGCGCTGCGCTGCGCGATCGCCGTCGTCTCGCCCGTCTTCAACGGCACCCGCATGGCGACCCTCGCCGACATCCTCGGCGACGGCGACCTCTTCGTCCTCGGCCGCTCGCTCCTGCGGATCGTCTCGCAGAGCGCCCTGCTCGCCGGCTTCGCCGTCGGCGGCGTCCTGCTCACCGTCGTACCCCCGCGCGGCGCCCTCGTCATCACCACCGCCACCTTCCTCGTGTCGGCCCTCCTGCTCCGCCTTGGCACCGCCCGCCGCCCCGCCCGCGCCGCGGACGGCCCGCGCGAAGGGATTCGCGCCACCTGGGGGATCCTGCGCGACCGCCGCGTCCGCGCCCTCATGCTCGCCTTCTGGGTGCCGCCCCTGTTCGCCGTCGTCCCCGAGGCCCTCGCCGCCCCGTACGCCGACCACATCGACGTCTCCACCGCCGCCCTCGGCCTGCTGATGTGCGCGCTGCCGGTCGGCACGATCGCCGCCGAACTCCTCGCCGGCTCCGTCCTCGGCACCGCCGCCCGCGCCCGGATCGTGCTCCCGCTCGTCGCCGCCGGCGTGCTGCCGTACCTCCTGTACGCGCTCACCCCCGGCGTCGCGCTCGCCGCTCTCGCGCTCTTCCTGGCCGGCGCGACCGGCGCGTACACCCTCGGCCTCGACGCCTGGTTCGTCGCCGCCGTCCCCGAGGAGCAGCGCGGTCGGGCGATGACCCTGATGACCGCGGGCATGATGACCGTCCAGGGCGTCGGCATGGCCGCCGCCGGCGTCGCCGCCGAGTTCGTCCCGGTGCCCGCCGTCGTCGCCGGCACCGGCGTCCTCGGCACCCTGTGCCTGGTCGCGCTCGCCCTGGAGCTCCGGGCGACCGAAGGACGAGACAGGGCTGACCACCATATGACCAGTAGGTAA
- a CDS encoding ArsR/SmtB family transcription factor — protein MPYHLHFGEADPLRIRFAVSPLWETHSAVRVLARPEQQGYHLPWLRRIRRSAGGLDLGPLHLLMPWRGHSPDFLYPPPLGPAATFEEEIAAVRRTDPELVREDVARALAGTPGAARSEEGRRLLADPAASIARLADLLEAAWEVLVAPDWPRLRALLEADVAYHSRRLAEGGTERLLTELHPAFAWVAETATLVVDYRGEHVRTLDGQGLVLMPSVFTWPHVVSGFDPPWQPTVVYPVRGIGGLWTAPRDRTPDALARLLGRHRADVLCALDEPAGTSALAHRLGLAPSSVSAHLAVLREAGLLTSRRYGHQVLYERTPLGIALAAPVSHPAAE, from the coding sequence ATGCCGTATCACCTCCACTTCGGGGAGGCCGACCCGCTGCGGATCCGGTTCGCGGTGTCGCCGCTCTGGGAGACGCACTCCGCGGTGCGGGTGCTCGCCCGGCCGGAGCAGCAGGGCTACCACCTGCCGTGGCTGCGGCGGATCAGACGTTCGGCGGGCGGGCTGGATCTGGGGCCGCTGCATCTGCTGATGCCGTGGCGTGGGCACAGTCCGGACTTCCTCTATCCGCCGCCGCTCGGCCCGGCCGCCACGTTCGAGGAGGAGATCGCGGCGGTGCGCCGGACCGACCCGGAGCTCGTGCGCGAGGACGTCGCGCGGGCGCTGGCCGGGACGCCGGGGGCGGCCCGGTCCGAGGAGGGGCGCCGACTGCTGGCCGATCCCGCCGCGTCGATCGCACGGCTCGCCGACCTGCTGGAGGCCGCCTGGGAGGTGCTCGTCGCCCCGGACTGGCCACGGCTGCGCGCGCTCCTTGAGGCGGACGTCGCGTACCACTCGCGGCGGCTCGCCGAGGGCGGGACGGAGCGGCTGCTGACGGAGCTGCATCCGGCGTTCGCCTGGGTCGCCGAGACCGCCACGCTCGTCGTCGACTACCGCGGCGAGCACGTCCGGACGCTGGACGGGCAGGGCCTCGTCCTCATGCCGTCGGTGTTCACCTGGCCGCACGTGGTCAGCGGCTTCGACCCGCCGTGGCAGCCGACGGTGGTCTATCCCGTGCGCGGCATCGGCGGGCTGTGGACGGCGCCGCGCGACCGGACCCCCGACGCGCTCGCCCGGCTGCTCGGCCGGCACCGGGCGGACGTGCTGTGCGCGCTCGACGAGCCGGCCGGGACCAGCGCGCTCGCGCACCGCCTCGGCCTGGCGCCGTCGTCCGTCTCCGCGCATCTGGCGGTGCTGCGCGAGGCCGGGCTGCTCACCTCGCGCCGCTACGGCCACCAGGTGCTGTACGAGCGGACGCCGCTGGGGATCGCCCTCGCGGCGCCGGTGTCGCACCCGGCCGCCGAATGA
- a CDS encoding glycoside hydrolase family 6 protein encodes MSRRSAVTSLSLAGVVLLALTGCGGPDEPAGRTPVGPPVGETGSVAPTAGSAFWVDPDSDAAREVKRYEAQGRTEDAKVLRRISERPVADWPAHEDPVPDIAKVVKGAGAAGRTAVLVAYNIPHRDCGLYSAGGAPDAGAYRNWIDAFAGAIGDAPAVVVLEPDAVPHLVDGCTPAQHQDERYQLLSGAIDRLKRQPHTRVYLDAGNPAWIEDPAKLVEPLRRAGIAHADGFALNVSNFQTNNAVKDFGAKLSGLLGGAHYTVDTSRNGDGPLPGNRDQAWCNPPGRALGTPPTTRTGDPLVDAYLWIKRPGESDGTCRGGPAAGTWWPDYALGLARRAKG; translated from the coding sequence ATGTCCCGCCGTTCCGCCGTCACCTCTCTGTCCCTGGCGGGCGTGGTACTGCTCGCCCTCACCGGCTGCGGCGGACCGGACGAGCCGGCGGGACGGACGCCCGTCGGGCCCCCGGTCGGCGAGACGGGTTCAGTGGCGCCCACCGCCGGTTCAGCGTTCTGGGTCGACCCGGACAGCGACGCGGCGCGCGAGGTGAAGCGGTACGAGGCGCAGGGCCGTACCGAGGACGCGAAGGTGCTGCGGCGGATCTCGGAGCGCCCCGTCGCCGACTGGCCGGCCCACGAGGACCCGGTGCCGGACATCGCGAAGGTCGTGAAGGGCGCTGGGGCGGCCGGCCGGACCGCGGTCCTCGTCGCGTACAACATCCCGCACCGCGACTGCGGCCTGTACTCCGCGGGCGGCGCGCCCGACGCCGGTGCCTACCGGAACTGGATCGACGCGTTCGCCGGCGCGATCGGCGACGCGCCCGCGGTCGTCGTCCTCGAACCGGACGCGGTGCCGCACCTCGTCGACGGCTGCACCCCCGCCCAGCACCAGGACGAGCGCTACCAGCTGCTCTCCGGGGCGATCGACCGGCTGAAGCGGCAGCCGCACACCCGGGTCTACCTGGACGCGGGCAACCCGGCGTGGATCGAGGACCCGGCCAAGCTGGTCGAGCCGCTGCGCCGGGCGGGCATCGCCCACGCCGACGGCTTCGCGCTCAACGTCTCCAACTTCCAGACGAACAACGCCGTCAAGGACTTCGGCGCCAAGCTCTCCGGGCTCCTCGGCGGCGCGCACTACACCGTGGACACCAGCCGCAACGGCGACGGCCCGCTGCCCGGGAACCGGGACCAGGCGTGGTGCAACCCGCCGGGGCGGGCGCTCGGCACACCGCCGACGACCCGGACCGGCGATCCGCTCGTCGACGCGTACCTGTGGATCAAGCGCCCCGGGGAGTCGGACGGCACCTGCCGGGGCGGCCCGGCCGCCGGGACGTGGTGGCCGGACTACGCCCTCGGCCTGGCGCGCCGCGCGAAGGGCTGA
- a CDS encoding kelch motif-containing protein, which yields MAYRPSNKFRKQLLAGGAVLLLAGLNAPAAVTFATEKYHAYKIAQPGYKARYGSWQELDVPAEFRINAIHAALLHTGKVLLIAGSGNDQKKFDSGTFETVLWDPRNDTFKKIPTPEDFFCAGHSQLPDGKLLVAGGTARYEVLDGEVEKAGGGMRVKNESPDRAITLKKGTVFRSPSGVEYVSRFDVTVPKAKRAFEVSYFKSGQMKPWKTKITAAESRVFVEARKAGPQALTTEAAQYEVVGLKGKDADNVYGIAQKITTEKQDFQGIKAAYEFDPKAERYVPVAPMKDARWYPTLVTLQDGKVLAVSGLNDVGDVVPGDNEIYDPATKKWTKGPFRYFPTYPALFLTQGGKLLYTGSNAGYGPAGKGREPGLWDLKKNVFTKLGGLSDTDQLETSASLMLPPVQDQKVMVLGGGGVGESQKSTARTSIVDLSKDEPSFTDGPKLPQGTRYLSGVLMPDDTVFTTGGSEQYRGRSGSDILKAQFYDPRTNAFTAAADPTVGRNYHSEALLLPDGRVATFGSDPLFDDADNTKLGTFEQRVEIFTPPYMQAGADRPVLGEGPQELDQNARATFRSADAARITTARLMRPSAVTHTTDVEQRSVALGLTKTRDTVTVEAPLDRTLVPPGWYMLFVTDDKGTPSEARWVQVE from the coding sequence ATGGCCTACCGGCCGTCGAACAAGTTCAGGAAACAGCTTCTGGCCGGCGGGGCGGTGCTGCTGCTCGCCGGGCTCAACGCCCCCGCCGCGGTCACCTTCGCCACCGAGAAGTACCACGCCTACAAGATCGCCCAGCCCGGCTACAAGGCCCGGTACGGCTCCTGGCAGGAGCTCGACGTCCCGGCCGAGTTCCGGATCAACGCCATCCACGCCGCCCTGCTGCACACCGGCAAGGTGCTGCTCATCGCCGGATCCGGCAACGATCAGAAGAAGTTCGACTCCGGCACCTTCGAGACCGTCCTCTGGGACCCGCGGAACGACACCTTCAAGAAGATCCCCACCCCCGAGGACTTCTTCTGCGCCGGACACTCCCAACTCCCCGACGGAAAGCTGCTGGTCGCCGGAGGCACCGCCCGCTACGAGGTGCTCGACGGCGAGGTCGAGAAGGCCGGCGGCGGCATGCGGGTCAAGAACGAGAGCCCCGACCGGGCGATCACCCTGAAGAAGGGCACCGTCTTCCGCTCGCCCTCGGGCGTCGAGTACGTCTCCCGGTTCGACGTCACCGTGCCCAAGGCCAAGCGCGCGTTCGAGGTCTCGTACTTCAAGAGCGGCCAGATGAAGCCCTGGAAGACGAAGATCACCGCCGCCGAGTCCCGGGTCTTCGTCGAGGCGCGCAAGGCCGGGCCGCAGGCCCTGACCACCGAGGCCGCGCAGTACGAGGTCGTCGGCCTCAAGGGCAAGGACGCCGACAACGTCTACGGCATCGCCCAGAAGATCACCACCGAGAAGCAGGACTTCCAGGGCATCAAGGCCGCCTACGAGTTCGACCCCAAGGCCGAACGCTACGTACCGGTCGCCCCGATGAAGGACGCGCGCTGGTACCCCACCCTGGTCACCCTGCAGGACGGCAAGGTGCTCGCCGTCTCCGGACTCAACGACGTCGGCGACGTCGTCCCCGGCGACAACGAGATCTACGACCCGGCGACGAAGAAGTGGACCAAGGGCCCCTTCCGCTACTTCCCGACCTACCCGGCGCTCTTCCTCACCCAGGGCGGCAAGCTGCTCTACACCGGCTCCAACGCCGGGTACGGGCCGGCCGGCAAGGGCCGGGAGCCCGGGCTGTGGGACCTGAAGAAGAACGTCTTCACCAAGCTCGGCGGACTCTCCGACACCGACCAGCTGGAGACCTCCGCCTCCCTGATGCTGCCGCCCGTGCAGGACCAGAAGGTGATGGTGCTCGGCGGCGGCGGGGTCGGCGAGTCCCAGAAGTCCACCGCCCGCACCTCGATCGTCGACCTGTCGAAGGACGAGCCGAGCTTCACCGACGGGCCGAAGCTGCCCCAGGGCACCCGCTACCTCAGCGGTGTCCTGATGCCCGACGACACCGTGTTCACCACCGGCGGGTCCGAGCAGTACCGCGGCCGCAGCGGCAGCGACATCCTCAAGGCGCAGTTCTACGACCCGAGGACCAACGCCTTCACCGCCGCCGCGGACCCGACGGTCGGCCGCAACTACCACTCGGAGGCGCTGCTGCTGCCCGACGGACGAGTCGCCACCTTCGGCTCCGACCCGCTCTTCGACGACGCCGACAACACCAAGCTCGGCACCTTCGAGCAGCGCGTCGAGATCTTCACCCCGCCGTACATGCAGGCCGGCGCCGACCGGCCGGTCCTGGGGGAGGGGCCGCAGGAACTCGACCAGAACGCGCGCGCCACCTTCCGCAGCGCGGACGCGGCCCGGATCACCACGGCGCGGCTGATGCGCCCCAGCGCCGTCACGCACACCACGGACGTGGAACAGCGGTCGGTGGCCCTCGGCCTGACGAAGACCCGGGACACCGTCACCGTGGAGGCGCCGCTGGACCGCACCCTCGTGCCGCCCGGCTGGTACATGCTCTTCGTGACCGACGACAAGGGGACGCCTTCGGAGGCGAGGTGGGTGCAGGTGGAGTGA